A genomic segment from Ochotona princeps isolate mOchPri1 chromosome 11, mOchPri1.hap1, whole genome shotgun sequence encodes:
- the MFSD10 gene encoding major facilitator superfamily domain-containing protein 10: MRWGGDGGCAPRPPIRPQPAPRRRVLTVVFLGLLLDLTAFTLLLPLLPGLLESHGRAQDPLYGAWQRGVDWLATAIGMPAEKRYHSVLFGGLIGSAFSLLQFLSAPLTGALSDCLGRRLVMLLSLTGLATSYAVWATSRSFTAFLASRAIGGVSKGNVSLSTAIVADLDSPQARSQGMAVIGVAFSLAFTLGPMLGACLALESAPWVSLLLAVCDLLFLFCFLPETLPPEKRAPSIAPGFRAALDLLSPPALLRFSSVTAAGPALAAGDGLGSLRRLGLVYFLYLFLFSGLEFTLGFLVHQRFQFSSLQQGKMFLFIGLTMAAVQGTYVRRLGPGREVGAVKQAILLLVPAFLLIGWGRSLPALGLGLLLYSFAAAVVVPCLSSAVAGYGSPAQKGTVMGTLRSLGALARAAGPMAAASVYWLAGARACFTLSSGLFLLPLTLLWKLQHRAQTKAE; this comes from the exons atgaggtggggaggggacggCGGCTGCGCCCCGCGCCCGCCCATCCGGCCTCAGCCCGCGCCCCGGCGCCGCGTGCTCACCGTGGTCTTCCTCGGCCTCTTGCTGGACCTTACGGCCTTCacgctgctgctgcccctgctgcctgggctgctgGAGAGCCACGGCCGCGCCCAA GACCCACTCTATGGCGCCTGGCAGCGCGGCGTGGACTGGCTCGCCACGGCCATTGGGATGCCGGCCGAGAAGCGCTACCACAGCGTCCTGTTTGGGG GTCTGATCGGCTCGGCCTTCTCCCTGCTGCAGTTCCTGTCGGCGCCGCTCACTGGGGCCTTGTCCGACTGCCTGGGGCGGCGCCTGGTGATGCTGCTGTCCCTG ACGGGCCTGGCCACCTCCTACGCAGTGTGGGCCACCTCTCGGAGCTTCACTGCCTTCCTGGCCTCCAGGGCCATCGGGGGTGTGAGCAAAGGCAACGTCAGCCTCTCCACGGCCATCGTCGCTGACCTGGACTCGCCCCAGGCCCGCAGCCAGGGCATG GCGGTCATCGGCGTGGCCTTCTCCCTGGCCTTCACGCTGGGGCCCATGCTTggggcctgcctggccctggagtctGCGCCCTGGGTCAGCCTGCTGTTGGCTGTCTGCGAcctgctgttcctcttctgtttcctgccaGAGACGCTGCCCCCTGAGAAGCGG GCGCCCTCCATCGCCCCTGGCTTCCGTGCCGCCCTGGACCTGCTCAGCCCGCCAGCCCTCCTGCGCTTCTCCTCCGTGACCGctgctggtccagccctggctgcgggAGACG GACTCGGCAGCCTGCGCCGCCTGGGCCTGGTCTACttcctctacctctttctcttctccGGCCTGGAGTTCACGCTTGGCTTCCTGGTCCACCAGCGCTTCCAGTTCAGCAG CCTACAGCAGGGCAAGATGTTTCTCTTCATCGGCCTCACCATGGCCGCTGTCCAGGGCACCTACGTGCGCCGCCTCGGCCCTGGCAGGGAAGTGGGGGCAGTGAAGCAG GCCATCCTGCTGCTGGTACCCGCCTTCCTCCTCATCGGCTGGGGGCGCTCGCTGCCCGcgctgggcctggggctgctgctctACTCCTTCG CTGCCGCCGTCGTGGTCCCCTGCCTGTCCTCAGCGGTGGCCGGCTACG GCTCGCCGGCACAGAAGGGCACGGTCATGGGCACGTTGCGGAGCCTGGGGGCCCTGGCCAGGGCAGCAGGACCCATGGCGGCTGCCTCAG TGTACTGGCTGGCGGGCGCCCGGGCCTGCTTCACCCTGTCCTCGGGGCTGTTCCTGCTCCCCCTCACCCTCCTGTGGAAGCTGCAGCACCGGGCGCAGACCAAGGCCGAGTAG